The DNA window GGTCGCCGACTTCGCCACCCTGAACGCCAACTATCTGATGGCGCGCCTGAAATCGGCCGGTTTCACGGCCGCCTATCCGAAGCGTCGCGCCAGTCACGAGTTCATCGTCACGCTCAAGCGCGAGTCGAAGGAACTGGGCGTCAACGCCATGGACTTCGCCAAGCGTTTGCTGGATTACGGCTATCACGCCCCGACCACCTATTTTCCGCTGCTGGTGCCCGAGTGTCTGCTGATCGAGCCAACCGAGACCGAAACCAAAGAGGAACTGGACGGTTTCGTCAAGGCCATGATCGCCATCCGCCGCGAGGCCGTCGAAGACCCGGAGAAACTCAAGGGCGCGCCTTATACACTACCGGTTCGGCGGCTCGACGACGTGCGCGCGGCCCGTCTGCTGGATCTGGCCTGGAAGCCCGGGTCGAACGAGGTCCAAGATGGCCAACAATAACGCCAGGGGCTGGCGCCGCGTGATCCATGCCTTCGGGTACTCGATGAAGGGACTGAAGGCGTGTTTCGAGCTGGAGGAAGCCTTTCGCCAGGAGGTTTTTCTGCTGATCCCGCTGGTTCCGCTGGCGCTGTGGCTGGGAGAATCGCCGGTGGAGCGGGCGATTCTGGTCGGCAGTCTGCTGATGGTGCCCATCGTGGAACTGCTGAACTCGGCCATCGAGGCCAATGTCGACCGCGTCGGCCTTGAGCGTCACGAACTCTCAGGCCGGGCCAAGGACATCGCCTCCGCGGCGGTGTTCTCCAGCATCGCCTTTTGTCTGGTGAATTGGGGGCTGATTCTGATCCCGAAACTCTAGGGATCTGGATGCCTTGCGCACC is part of the Thiocystis violascens DSM 198 genome and encodes:
- a CDS encoding diacylglycerol kinase, with amino-acid sequence MANNNARGWRRVIHAFGYSMKGLKACFELEEAFRQEVFLLIPLVPLALWLGESPVERAILVGSLLMVPIVELLNSAIEANVDRVGLERHELSGRAKDIASAAVFSSIAFCLVNWGLILIPKL